A section of the Humulus lupulus chromosome 2, drHumLupu1.1, whole genome shotgun sequence genome encodes:
- the LOC133819748 gene encoding transcription factor GTE8-like, which produces MTVTKANRYPGSYYGNAIQTAGESEGSGSSGRIDMEIAASEASSALTRKCISLNSNKSADFFVPKQVIPLSKLSRSERKILLHRLRKNLGRTRVTLKKVESQKANGLARSSSSGILSCSSGQNVPTIGKSKKSSMLTPGQVKNSNAGGKKAETNRSFSGKFELTNRTSAPSTTVVMLLKQCEALLKRLMTHQFGWVFNAPVDVVKLNIPDYFTVIKHPMDLGTVKSKIASGSYSNPMEFYDDVRLTFTNAMTYNPAGNDVHAMADTLNKFFEVRWKPIEKKLPKVHPKPLPEKKSGSGVDLELAEPNPPSKKRKVVPTQPEVRPEPVKRIMNDEEKHRLGKELESLLGENETPVRIIDFLRENSSDSKDSGEDEIEIDIDDLSDDTLFTLRKLVDEYLEEKQKAQSQAEPCEIELLHGSGLSNSSMQPCKGNDPTDEEVDIGGNEPPVSSYPPLEIEKDTDHMISKSMSSDSSSDSESSCPSENECDVTKVSTLVNESKVPETLDSGSELDKKTTISDLNERHETDSGLDQVEQPSEQKPGSIESDSCQDVDSAPTGRRVSPDKQYRAALLKNRFADTILRAREKTLNDGDKGDPEKLRREREELELQQRKEKARLRAEARAAEDARRRAEVEAAAEAKRKRELEREAARQALLQIEKTVEINENSRFLEDLEMLRTAPVELLPSSGDETSPDNSQDGLGSFKFGSSNALEQLGLFMKVDDEEEECELACVPSTIDCMEEGEID; this is translated from the exons ATGACTGTAACCAAGGCAAATAGATACCCGGGAAGCTATTATGGCAATGCCATTCAAACAGCTGGTGAGTCTGAGGGTTCTGGTAGCTCAGGACGAATAGACATGGAAATCGCTGCCTCTGAGGCTTCAAGTGCCTTGACGAGGAAGTGTATAAGTTTGAATTCTAACAAGAGTGCCGATTTCTTTGTTCCCAAGCAAGTTATTCCCTTGTCAAAATTGTCACGATCTGAGAGAAAGATTCTATTGCATAGATTGAGAAAGAATCTTGGACGGACTCGAGTAACTCTGAAGAAAGTTGAATCGCAGAAGGCTAATGGTCTTGCAAGGTCTTCTTCCAGCGGCATTCTTAGCTGTAGCAGTGGACAGAATGTGCCAACCATTGGAAAGTCCAAGAAATCCTCAATGCTAACTCCTGGCCAGGTTAAGAATTCGAATGCTGGAGGTAAGAAAGCTGAAACGAATCGGAGTTTTTCTGGGAAGTTTGAATTAACAAATCGAACTTCAGCCCCAAGCACTACAGTTGTGATGTTGTTGAAACAATGTGAGGCATTGTTAAAACGATTGATGACTCATCAGTTTGGATGGGTATTCAATGCCCCGGTTGATGTAGTGAAGTTGAATATTCCGGATTATTTTACTGTTATCAAGCATCCGATGGATTTGGGAACCGTAAAGAGCAAGATAGCTTCAGGATCGTACTCAAATCCCATGGAGTTTTATGATGATGTGAGACTTACTTTCACAAACGCAATGACCTACAATCCTGCAGGAAATGATGTCCATGCTATGGCTGATACcctaaataaattttttgaagtGAGGTGGAAACCTATTGAGAAAAAGCTGCCAAAAGTTCATCCTAAACCATTACCCGAAAAAAAATCAGGTTCTGGTGTGGACTTGGAACTAGCTGAGCCAAACCCCCCTTCAAAAAAGAGGAAAGTAGTTCCTACACAACCTGAGGTAAGACCAGAGCCAGTGAAAAGAATAATGAATGACGAGGAGAAACATAGGCTGGGCAAGGAATTAGAATCTTTGCTAGGTGAGAATGAGACGCCTGTACGTATAATTGATTTCTTGAGGGAAAATAGTTCAGATAGCAAGGACTCTGGAGAAGATGAGATTGAGATTGATATAGATGATCTCAGTGATGATACCTTATTCACATTGCGTAAGCTTGTTGATGAATACTTGGAAGAGAAGCAGAAAGCTCAATCACAAGCTGAACCTTGTGAAATAGAG CTTTTGCACGGCTCCGGGTTGAGTAATTCATCCATGCAACCATGCAAAG gaAATGATCCAACTGATGAGGAAGTTGATATTGGTGGAAATGAGCCTCCTGTCTCAAGCTATCCTCCTCTGGAGATTGAAAAGGATACAGACCATATGATCAGTAAATCTATGAGTTCAGACAGCTCTAGTG ATTCAGAGTCCAGCTGTCCTTCTGAGAACGAGTGTGATGTTACTAAGGTCTCAACTTTAGTTAACGAATCTAAG GTGCCAGAGACCTTGGACTCTGGATCAGAATTAGACAAAAAGACAACTATTAGTGATCTTAATGAAAGGCATG AGACTGATAGTGGCTTGGACCAAGTTGAACAACCTTCTGAGCAAAAGCCAGGATCAATTGAGTCAGACAGCTGCCAAGATG TGGATAGTGCTCCAACTGGGAGGCGGGTCTCCCCTGACAAGCAGTACAGGGCAGCTCTATTAAAGAATCGGTTTGCTGATACAATTTTAAGAGCACGAGAGAAAACTCTGAATGAT GGTGATAAAGGGGATCCTGAGAAATTGCGGCGGGAGAGGGAGGAACTTGAACTGCAGCAGAGAAAAG AGAAAGCAAGGTTACGAGCTGAAGCCCGGGCTGCTGAAGATGCTCGAAGACGAGCTGAAGTGGAAGCTGCAGCTGAGGCTAAACGAAAGAGGGAGCTTGAGAGAGAGGCAGCACGGCAGGCATTGCTACAG ATCGAAAAGACTGTTGAAATCAATGAGAATTCTCGGTTCCTGGAAGATTTAGAAATGCTTAGGACTGCCCCCGTAGAGCTGTTACCTAGCTCAGGAGACGAAACTAGCCCAGATAATTCACAGGATGGCTTAGGTAGCTTCAAGTTTGGGAGCAGTAACGCCTTGGAACAACTTGGTTTGTTCATGAAGGTGGATGACGAGGAAGAAGAATGTGAGCTAGCTTGTGTTCCTAGTACCATAGACTGTATGGAAGAAGGAGAAATTGATTAG
- the LOC133819749 gene encoding uncharacterized protein LOC133819749 isoform X2, producing MFFVFFVFFMFFVLGDQLIMSTSRCDSHADSVCRLSCSFSEEDFSSLFQSSAEMVDCNRITVVELGGRPLGDVTGRGIDSNEPIDGGMPGSGSMLSSNPRSSISLGELTYLRRHYEIPDTISLHAPAKAERPDWHLPGWVCLYELPFKEGLRFPIPRLVVELCEYHEISPGQLMPNSWRILMSLEVLCERHKITLGVADLLRAYYLKAHLNDKGRYQLTTRGKDPPLIISLKSGDKRWKDRYFFVPFVSLGLPADSRIPCSWSPACRLRVEYLWDSRESSGRLKSILAIPEAEREWSDLLSESSLRQSSLWRSVEKLPEGIPLLQSPDNPRVVFIKRSLEVLGYTPNFLTELTTSERLFADVAMSRPFTLPLTGSNALERLRQAKKSSVGSSEADREVVVPPADPPVLTRSQTKKKKKAVRDDSSDPFSDTVALSFPSNAAAYSEIGPHLGEIDKLLWPEDDHRMEQVGTDGSIDTTVSHLFQGLQGVIWLKKKIKSLMATLKEVRSQRNDLRGEVSRLKDSKKESDQLIADLKAQLESKEADVEKLRVTLGQVDDLKAEVASLENRMLAIGLEAEIQCRGVMASEFRDGKADSWDVPKYIADLEELEKMRAEEITRAEELATSFGIMTTNDLVVDD from the exons ATGTTCTTTGTGTTCTTCGTGTTCTTCATGTTCTTCGTGCTAG GTGATCAGCTCATTATGTCTACAAGTAGGTGTGATAGTCACGCTGATTCAGTCTGTCGACTGTCTTGTTCGTTTAGTGAAGAAGATTTTAGTTCTCTCTTTCAAAGTTCTGCTGAGATGGTTGATTGCAACCGAATTACAGTAGTAGAATTGGGGGGTCGTCCTTTAGGTGATGTTACTGGAAGGGGAATAGATTCTAACGAACCTATTGATGGTGGTATGCCGGGTTCTGGTAGTATGCTTAGTTCTAATCCTAGGTCTTCCATAAGTTTAGGTGAGTTGACCTATCTTCGTCGTCATTATGAGATCCCTGATACCATCAGTCTGCATGCTCCTGCTAAGGCGGAGCGGCCTGACTGGCACTTACCTGGTTGGGTGTGTCTGTATGAACTTCCCTTCAAAGAAGGGCTTCGGTTTCCCATCCCCCGATTAGTCGTTGAGTTGTGTGAGTACCACGAGATTTCGCCCGGACAACTAATGCCAAATTCATGGCGGATTTTGATGTCTCTCGAAGTCCTTTGTGAAAGGCACAAGATAACACTTGGGGTGGCTGACTTGTTGAGAGCTTACTACTTGAAGGCACACCTTAATGACAAAGGTAGGTACCAGTTAACAACTAGGGGGAAGGACCCTCCTTTAATTATTAGTTTGAAGAGTGGAGATAAGAGGTGGAAGGACCGTTACTTCTTCGTCCCTTTCGTCTCGTTGGGGTTACCTGCTGATAGTAGGATACCTTGTTCATGGTCTCCTGCAT GTAGGCTTCGAGTTGAGTACCTTTGGGATTCGAGGGAGTCTTCTGGTCGACTTAAGAGTATTCTTGCTATTCCTGAGGCGGAGCGTGAGTGGAGTGATTTGCTGTCTGAATCGAGTCTTCGTCAGAGTTCTTTGTGGCGCTCTGTTGAAAAACTCCCTGAAGGTATTCCTCTTCTACAGAGTCCTGATAATCCTCGTGTTGTGTTTATCAAGAGAAGTTTAGAAGTCTTGGGATATACTCCCAATTTTTTGACTGAATTGACGACAAGTGAGCGGTTGTTTGCAGACGTAGCTATGTCCCGACCCTTTACACTTCCTCTAACCGGTTCTAATGCCTTGGAACGTTTGCGTCAAGCAAAGAAATCGTCCGTTGGGAGCTCAGAAGCTGATAGAGAGGTTGTTGTGCCTCCGGCTGATCCCCCTGTTTTGACGCGGAGTCAgacgaaaaaaaagaagaaggccGTGCGGGATGATTCTTCCGACCCATTTAGCGACACCGTTGCCCTTTCGTTCCCTTCCAATGCTGCGGCCTATAGTGAGATTGGGCCTCACTTAGGAGAGATTGATAAGTTGTTGTGGCCCGAAGATGATCACAGAATGGAGCAGGTTGGTACGGATGGGTCAATTGATACCACTGTTTCTCATTTGTTCCAG GGTTTGCAAGGGGTCATTTGGCTGAAGAAGAAAATCAAGTCCTTAATGGCAACTCTAAAGGAAGTAAGGAGTCAGAGAAATGATCTTCGGGGTGAAGTTAGTCGGCTGAAAGATTCCAAGAAGGAGTCTGATCAACTCATAGCTGATTTGAAGGCTCAACTAGAATCCAAGGAAGCTGATGTCGAGAAGCTGAGAGTGACTCTTGGTCAAGTTGATGATTTGAAAGCCGAGGTTGCTTCGTTGGAGAATCGGATGTTGGCCATTGGGCTGGAGGCTGAGATCCAATGCCGTGGCGTAATGGCTAGTGAGTTTCGGGATGGTAAGGCTGATAGCTGGGATGTTCCCAAATACATTGCTGATCTTGAGGAATTGGAGAAGATGAGGGCTGAAGAGATAACCCGGGCCGAAGAGTTAGCCACTTCTTTTGGCATCATGACTACTAATGATCTGGTTGTGGATGACTGA
- the LOC133819749 gene encoding uncharacterized protein LOC133819749 isoform X3, translating into MSFLCSLRLSCCFALGDQLIMSTSRCDSHADSVCRLSCSFSEEDFSSLFQSSAEMVDCNRITVVELGGRPLGDVTGRGIDSNEPIDGGMPGSGSMLSSNPRSSISLGELTYLRRHYEIPDTISLHAPAKAERPDWHLPGWVCLYELPFKEGLRFPIPRLVVELCEYHEISPGQLMPNSWRILMSLEVLCERHKITLGVADLLRAYYLKAHLNDKGRYQLTTRGKDPPLIISLKSGDKRWKDRYFFVPFVSLGLPADSRIPCSWSPACRLRVEYLWDSRESSGRLKSILAIPEAEREWSDLLSESSLRQSSLWRSVEKLPEDVAMSRPFTLPLTGSNALERLRQAKKSSVGSSEADREVVVPPADPPVLTRSQTKKKKKAVRDDSSDPFSDTVALSFPSNAAAYSEIGPHLGEIDKLLWPEDDHRMEQVGTDGSIDTTVSHLFQGLQGVIWLKKKIKSLMATLKEVRSQRNDLRGEVSRLKDSKKESDQLIADLKAQLESKEADVEKLRVTLGQVDDLKAEVASLENRMLAIGLEAEIQCRGVMASEFRDGKADSWDVPKYIADLEELEKMRAEEITRAEELATSFGIMTTNDLVVDD; encoded by the exons ATGTCTTTTTTGTGTTCCTTAAGGCTTAGCTGTTGTTTTGCTCTAGGTGATCAGCTCATTATGTCTACAAGTAGGTGTGATAGTCACGCTGATTCAGTCTGTCGACTGTCTTGTTCGTTTAGTGAAGAAGATTTTAGTTCTCTCTTTCAAAGTTCTGCTGAGATGGTTGATTGCAACCGAATTACAGTAGTAGAATTGGGGGGTCGTCCTTTAGGTGATGTTACTGGAAGGGGAATAGATTCTAACGAACCTATTGATGGTGGTATGCCGGGTTCTGGTAGTATGCTTAGTTCTAATCCTAGGTCTTCCATAAGTTTAGGTGAGTTGACCTATCTTCGTCGTCATTATGAGATCCCTGATACCATCAGTCTGCATGCTCCTGCTAAGGCGGAGCGGCCTGACTGGCACTTACCTGGTTGGGTGTGTCTGTATGAACTTCCCTTCAAAGAAGGGCTTCGGTTTCCCATCCCCCGATTAGTCGTTGAGTTGTGTGAGTACCACGAGATTTCGCCCGGACAACTAATGCCAAATTCATGGCGGATTTTGATGTCTCTCGAAGTCCTTTGTGAAAGGCACAAGATAACACTTGGGGTGGCTGACTTGTTGAGAGCTTACTACTTGAAGGCACACCTTAATGACAAAGGTAGGTACCAGTTAACAACTAGGGGGAAGGACCCTCCTTTAATTATTAGTTTGAAGAGTGGAGATAAGAGGTGGAAGGACCGTTACTTCTTCGTCCCTTTCGTCTCGTTGGGGTTACCTGCTGATAGTAGGATACCTTGTTCATGGTCTCCTGCAT GTAGGCTTCGAGTTGAGTACCTTTGGGATTCGAGGGAGTCTTCTGGTCGACTTAAGAGTATTCTTGCTATTCCTGAGGCGGAGCGTGAGTGGAGTGATTTGCTGTCTGAATCGAGTCTTCGTCAGAGTTCTTTGTGGCGCTCTGTTGAAAAACTCCCTGAAG ACGTAGCTATGTCCCGACCCTTTACACTTCCTCTAACCGGTTCTAATGCCTTGGAACGTTTGCGTCAAGCAAAGAAATCGTCCGTTGGGAGCTCAGAAGCTGATAGAGAGGTTGTTGTGCCTCCGGCTGATCCCCCTGTTTTGACGCGGAGTCAgacgaaaaaaaagaagaaggccGTGCGGGATGATTCTTCCGACCCATTTAGCGACACCGTTGCCCTTTCGTTCCCTTCCAATGCTGCGGCCTATAGTGAGATTGGGCCTCACTTAGGAGAGATTGATAAGTTGTTGTGGCCCGAAGATGATCACAGAATGGAGCAGGTTGGTACGGATGGGTCAATTGATACCACTGTTTCTCATTTGTTCCAG GGTTTGCAAGGGGTCATTTGGCTGAAGAAGAAAATCAAGTCCTTAATGGCAACTCTAAAGGAAGTAAGGAGTCAGAGAAATGATCTTCGGGGTGAAGTTAGTCGGCTGAAAGATTCCAAGAAGGAGTCTGATCAACTCATAGCTGATTTGAAGGCTCAACTAGAATCCAAGGAAGCTGATGTCGAGAAGCTGAGAGTGACTCTTGGTCAAGTTGATGATTTGAAAGCCGAGGTTGCTTCGTTGGAGAATCGGATGTTGGCCATTGGGCTGGAGGCTGAGATCCAATGCCGTGGCGTAATGGCTAGTGAGTTTCGGGATGGTAAGGCTGATAGCTGGGATGTTCCCAAATACATTGCTGATCTTGAGGAATTGGAGAAGATGAGGGCTGAAGAGATAACCCGGGCCGAAGAGTTAGCCACTTCTTTTGGCATCATGACTACTAATGATCTGGTTGTGGATGACTGA
- the LOC133819749 gene encoding uncharacterized protein LOC133819749 isoform X1 yields MSFLCSLRLSCCFALGDQLIMSTSRCDSHADSVCRLSCSFSEEDFSSLFQSSAEMVDCNRITVVELGGRPLGDVTGRGIDSNEPIDGGMPGSGSMLSSNPRSSISLGELTYLRRHYEIPDTISLHAPAKAERPDWHLPGWVCLYELPFKEGLRFPIPRLVVELCEYHEISPGQLMPNSWRILMSLEVLCERHKITLGVADLLRAYYLKAHLNDKGRYQLTTRGKDPPLIISLKSGDKRWKDRYFFVPFVSLGLPADSRIPCSWSPACRLRVEYLWDSRESSGRLKSILAIPEAEREWSDLLSESSLRQSSLWRSVEKLPEGIPLLQSPDNPRVVFIKRSLEVLGYTPNFLTELTTSERLFADVAMSRPFTLPLTGSNALERLRQAKKSSVGSSEADREVVVPPADPPVLTRSQTKKKKKAVRDDSSDPFSDTVALSFPSNAAAYSEIGPHLGEIDKLLWPEDDHRMEQVGTDGSIDTTVSHLFQGLQGVIWLKKKIKSLMATLKEVRSQRNDLRGEVSRLKDSKKESDQLIADLKAQLESKEADVEKLRVTLGQVDDLKAEVASLENRMLAIGLEAEIQCRGVMASEFRDGKADSWDVPKYIADLEELEKMRAEEITRAEELATSFGIMTTNDLVVDD; encoded by the exons ATGTCTTTTTTGTGTTCCTTAAGGCTTAGCTGTTGTTTTGCTCTAGGTGATCAGCTCATTATGTCTACAAGTAGGTGTGATAGTCACGCTGATTCAGTCTGTCGACTGTCTTGTTCGTTTAGTGAAGAAGATTTTAGTTCTCTCTTTCAAAGTTCTGCTGAGATGGTTGATTGCAACCGAATTACAGTAGTAGAATTGGGGGGTCGTCCTTTAGGTGATGTTACTGGAAGGGGAATAGATTCTAACGAACCTATTGATGGTGGTATGCCGGGTTCTGGTAGTATGCTTAGTTCTAATCCTAGGTCTTCCATAAGTTTAGGTGAGTTGACCTATCTTCGTCGTCATTATGAGATCCCTGATACCATCAGTCTGCATGCTCCTGCTAAGGCGGAGCGGCCTGACTGGCACTTACCTGGTTGGGTGTGTCTGTATGAACTTCCCTTCAAAGAAGGGCTTCGGTTTCCCATCCCCCGATTAGTCGTTGAGTTGTGTGAGTACCACGAGATTTCGCCCGGACAACTAATGCCAAATTCATGGCGGATTTTGATGTCTCTCGAAGTCCTTTGTGAAAGGCACAAGATAACACTTGGGGTGGCTGACTTGTTGAGAGCTTACTACTTGAAGGCACACCTTAATGACAAAGGTAGGTACCAGTTAACAACTAGGGGGAAGGACCCTCCTTTAATTATTAGTTTGAAGAGTGGAGATAAGAGGTGGAAGGACCGTTACTTCTTCGTCCCTTTCGTCTCGTTGGGGTTACCTGCTGATAGTAGGATACCTTGTTCATGGTCTCCTGCAT GTAGGCTTCGAGTTGAGTACCTTTGGGATTCGAGGGAGTCTTCTGGTCGACTTAAGAGTATTCTTGCTATTCCTGAGGCGGAGCGTGAGTGGAGTGATTTGCTGTCTGAATCGAGTCTTCGTCAGAGTTCTTTGTGGCGCTCTGTTGAAAAACTCCCTGAAGGTATTCCTCTTCTACAGAGTCCTGATAATCCTCGTGTTGTGTTTATCAAGAGAAGTTTAGAAGTCTTGGGATATACTCCCAATTTTTTGACTGAATTGACGACAAGTGAGCGGTTGTTTGCAGACGTAGCTATGTCCCGACCCTTTACACTTCCTCTAACCGGTTCTAATGCCTTGGAACGTTTGCGTCAAGCAAAGAAATCGTCCGTTGGGAGCTCAGAAGCTGATAGAGAGGTTGTTGTGCCTCCGGCTGATCCCCCTGTTTTGACGCGGAGTCAgacgaaaaaaaagaagaaggccGTGCGGGATGATTCTTCCGACCCATTTAGCGACACCGTTGCCCTTTCGTTCCCTTCCAATGCTGCGGCCTATAGTGAGATTGGGCCTCACTTAGGAGAGATTGATAAGTTGTTGTGGCCCGAAGATGATCACAGAATGGAGCAGGTTGGTACGGATGGGTCAATTGATACCACTGTTTCTCATTTGTTCCAG GGTTTGCAAGGGGTCATTTGGCTGAAGAAGAAAATCAAGTCCTTAATGGCAACTCTAAAGGAAGTAAGGAGTCAGAGAAATGATCTTCGGGGTGAAGTTAGTCGGCTGAAAGATTCCAAGAAGGAGTCTGATCAACTCATAGCTGATTTGAAGGCTCAACTAGAATCCAAGGAAGCTGATGTCGAGAAGCTGAGAGTGACTCTTGGTCAAGTTGATGATTTGAAAGCCGAGGTTGCTTCGTTGGAGAATCGGATGTTGGCCATTGGGCTGGAGGCTGAGATCCAATGCCGTGGCGTAATGGCTAGTGAGTTTCGGGATGGTAAGGCTGATAGCTGGGATGTTCCCAAATACATTGCTGATCTTGAGGAATTGGAGAAGATGAGGGCTGAAGAGATAACCCGGGCCGAAGAGTTAGCCACTTCTTTTGGCATCATGACTACTAATGATCTGGTTGTGGATGACTGA